In the genome of Solibacillus silvestris, one region contains:
- a CDS encoding 2-oxoglutarate ferredoxin oxidoreductase subunit alpha, protein MLHQLSWKVGGQQGEGIESTGEIFSMAMNRLGYFLYGYRHFSSRIKGGHTNNKITVRPTEVRAIADDLDILVAFDQETIDVNYKELTPSSIILADAKFDPKNPEDCVAPLYAVPFTEIAAELGTSLMKNMVAIGATAALLNLDESVFQSVVNEIFGRKGEEVVAKNIEAIERGRQAISEQIGDSTGAWEIAPADGKRRMFMIGNDAAALGALAAGSRFMAAYPITPASEIMEYMIKKLPLVGGAVIQTEDEIAAATMAIGANYGGVRAFTASAGPGLSLMMEAIGLSGMTEQPLVIFDTQRGGPSTGLPTKQEQSDLMAMLYGTHGEIPKVVIAPSTMEEAFYDTIQAFNIAEELQIPVIVMTDLQLALGKQSVDPFDYSKIEIRRGKIVEAVEDEETKDYFKRYENTEDGVSPRVLPGTKGGIHHVTGVEHDETGKPSEATGNRRTQMDKRMRKLQHVRFENPVYVNAPHEDADVLLVGFNSTRGALEEVQEKLNSEGVKVNHAHIKLIHPFPAEEMIAQMDKAKKVIVVENNATGQLANVMKMNIGGHAKTKSILKYDGTPFLPRELTNLVKEEI, encoded by the coding sequence ATGTTACATCAGCTTTCATGGAAAGTCGGTGGGCAGCAAGGTGAAGGGATTGAGAGTACAGGTGAAATCTTCTCAATGGCAATGAATCGTCTAGGGTATTTCCTATACGGTTACCGTCATTTCTCTTCTCGTATTAAAGGTGGCCATACGAATAATAAAATTACGGTTCGTCCGACAGAAGTACGCGCAATTGCGGACGACTTAGATATACTAGTGGCGTTTGACCAGGAAACGATCGACGTGAACTATAAAGAATTAACACCATCAAGTATCATTTTAGCGGATGCGAAATTTGATCCGAAAAATCCGGAAGACTGTGTTGCGCCATTATATGCGGTGCCATTTACGGAAATTGCGGCTGAGCTTGGTACGTCTCTTATGAAAAACATGGTTGCGATTGGTGCAACGGCGGCACTTTTAAACTTGGATGAATCTGTTTTCCAAAGTGTTGTTAATGAAATTTTCGGACGTAAAGGTGAAGAAGTCGTTGCGAAAAACATTGAAGCGATTGAACGCGGACGTCAGGCGATTTCAGAGCAAATCGGTGACAGTACAGGTGCATGGGAAATTGCGCCTGCTGACGGAAAACGACGTATGTTCATGATTGGTAACGATGCAGCGGCATTAGGTGCATTAGCAGCCGGCTCTCGTTTCATGGCAGCATACCCGATTACACCGGCATCTGAAATTATGGAATACATGATTAAAAAGCTTCCATTAGTAGGTGGAGCGGTTATTCAAACAGAAGATGAGATTGCTGCAGCAACAATGGCAATCGGTGCGAACTATGGTGGTGTGCGTGCATTCACGGCATCAGCTGGTCCTGGTCTTTCATTGATGATGGAAGCAATTGGTCTTTCAGGTATGACGGAACAGCCGCTTGTAATTTTTGATACACAGCGTGGTGGTCCATCAACAGGTTTACCGACAAAACAGGAGCAATCGGATTTAATGGCGATGCTTTACGGTACACATGGTGAAATCCCGAAAGTAGTCATTGCGCCTTCCACAATGGAAGAAGCGTTTTACGATACAATTCAGGCATTTAACATTGCCGAAGAATTGCAAATACCGGTAATCGTGATGACAGACTTGCAGTTAGCATTAGGTAAGCAGTCGGTTGATCCATTTGACTACAGCAAAATTGAAATTCGCCGCGGTAAAATTGTCGAAGCGGTGGAAGACGAAGAAACGAAAGATTACTTCAAGCGTTATGAAAATACAGAAGACGGCGTTTCTCCACGTGTCCTGCCAGGTACAAAAGGCGGTATTCACCATGTAACAGGTGTAGAGCATGATGAAACAGGTAAGCCATCTGAAGCTACGGGCAACCGTCGCACGCAAATGGATAAGCGTATGCGTAAATTACAGCATGTCCGCTTTGAAAATCCGGTATATGTGAATGCGCCTCATGAAGATGCGGACGTATTACTTGTAGGTTTCAACTCAACGCGCGGTGCATTGGAAGAAGTACAGGAAAAGCTGAACTCTGAAGGTGTGAAAGTAAACCACGCACATATTAAGCTGATCCATCCATTCCCTGCAGAAGAGATGATTGCACAGATGGATAAAGCGAAAAAAGTGATTGTCGTGGAAAACAATGCGACAGGGCAGCTTGCAAATGTGATGAAAATGAATATCGGTGGTCACGCGAAGACAAAATCGATTTTAAAATACGATGGTACACCATTCTTACCACGTGAATTAACAAACTTAGTGAAGGAGGAAATTTAA
- a CDS encoding capsular biosynthesis protein, whose product MEESLSLQEITNILKKRLWLIIILTITSIGITTGISFYALTPTYQAQTQILVNQNNSSEGVYSWQTTETDLRLINTYNVIITSPVILTPVIEALNLNLTPSQLTHQISISNENDSKVVTINVENPNPSKAVEISNTVAEVFKEQIPQLMSVDNISILSAAKMSENPIPVKPNKKLNIAIGGLIGLILGIGLAFLLEFLDMSIKGEQDVEDYLGLPVIGIVDLIKEEKQNRFSFNPRKARRS is encoded by the coding sequence TTGGAAGAATCACTCAGTCTACAGGAGATTACGAACATACTGAAGAAACGTTTATGGCTAATTATTATTTTAACCATTACAAGTATTGGAATTACTACAGGTATCAGCTTTTATGCCTTAACCCCAACCTATCAGGCACAAACTCAAATTTTAGTTAACCAAAACAATAGTTCTGAAGGAGTCTACTCTTGGCAAACAACTGAAACAGATTTACGTTTAATTAATACGTATAATGTCATTATTACAAGCCCAGTCATTCTAACTCCAGTAATTGAGGCACTCAATCTAAACTTAACTCCATCACAATTAACACATCAAATCTCCATCTCTAACGAAAATGACTCGAAAGTTGTTACGATTAATGTAGAAAATCCAAACCCATCAAAAGCAGTTGAAATCTCAAATACAGTAGCGGAAGTATTTAAAGAACAAATACCACAGCTAATGAGTGTCGATAATATTTCCATCCTATCCGCAGCTAAAATGAGCGAAAATCCTATCCCGGTTAAACCGAATAAAAAGCTAAATATTGCCATAGGTGGCTTAATAGGTCTGATACTTGGTATCGGTTTGGCCTTTTTGCTTGAGTTTTTAGATATGTCAATAAAGGGTGAGCAAGATGTGGAAGATTATTTAGGTTTGCCGGTCATTGGAATAGTTGACTTAATTAAGGAAGAAAAGCAAAACAGATTTTCATTTAATCCCCGAAAAGCGAGGAGAAGTTAA
- a CDS encoding geranylgeranyl pyrophosphate synthase, with amino-acid sequence MNSQIQLIAPKWFVQDELHIIETIVSKTSADTGIVIAGENFDATKRCHPTVRLYMIQLFNDQYEITKELDAFQFDTAEEAQQFCAKLPEMTAIDLVMLMNKEEPVFSI; translated from the coding sequence ATGAACAGTCAAATTCAACTAATTGCACCAAAGTGGTTTGTCCAGGATGAGCTACATATTATCGAAACGATCGTAAGCAAAACGTCAGCGGATACAGGTATTGTCATTGCAGGTGAAAACTTCGATGCAACAAAGCGATGCCATCCAACAGTTCGACTTTATATGATCCAACTATTTAATGACCAATATGAAATAACAAAAGAATTGGATGCCTTCCAATTTGACACTGCTGAAGAAGCACAGCAATTTTGCGCAAAGCTGCCTGAAATGACGGCTATTGATTTGGTTATGCTAATGAATAAGGAAGAGCCTGTATTTTCTATTTAA
- a CDS encoding capsular biosynthesis protein gives MKWRLKKKKSVLQNSQIGRKLVTISETKSHIIEQFRTLRTNIKFSMPDEPLKTILVTSSTPGEGKSTNAANLGVVFAQEDKRVLIIDADMRKPTLHHTFKTFNKVGLSNILARRWALHEAVQETFIVGLDVITSGPIPPNPAELLSSQGLDALLQHVKNDYDIIIIDSPPLLSVTDAQILANKCDGTILILSTGVVDKRAVKKAKALLTASHTKILGVVLNNYKTPSHFNYYEEYSFVE, from the coding sequence ATGAAGTGGCGTCTGAAAAAAAAGAAAAGTGTTTTGCAAAATTCACAAATTGGACGGAAGCTTGTGACGATTTCCGAGACGAAATCTCATATTATCGAACAGTTTCGCACTTTGCGCACAAATATTAAGTTTTCTATGCCAGATGAGCCGTTAAAGACCATTTTAGTTACCTCTTCTACACCAGGGGAAGGAAAATCAACGAACGCGGCGAATCTAGGTGTTGTGTTTGCACAGGAAGACAAAAGAGTGCTGATAATTGATGCGGATATGCGGAAGCCGACGTTGCATCACACATTTAAAACGTTCAATAAGGTAGGGCTATCGAATATTCTTGCAAGGAGATGGGCGCTACATGAGGCTGTGCAGGAGACATTTATCGTTGGACTCGATGTCATTACCAGTGGTCCGATTCCGCCAAACCCTGCTGAATTACTTTCGTCCCAAGGGTTGGATGCATTACTTCAACATGTGAAGAACGACTATGACATCATCATCATTGATTCGCCACCATTATTATCGGTGACTGACGCGCAAATACTGGCGAATAAATGTGACGGGACCATTTTAATTTTAAGTACTGGAGTTGTCGATAAACGGGCCGTTAAAAAGGCGAAAGCATTATTAACAGCTTCACACACAAAGATTTTAGGTGTTGTGTTGAATAATTATAAAACACCTAGCCATTTCAATTATTACGAGGAATATAGTTTCGTTGAGTAA
- a CDS encoding pyridoxal-dependent decarboxylase: MVTTINAKLQTPYFLIDEKELKKNVLNLKNALNKYWQNSIIGYSFKTNSIPWLLEYFMENDIYAEVVSDDEYELAQRIGYEKNKLIYNGVIKSKTTFLEAIKNGCIVNIDTQRELNWLMELDNLSNKQYEVGIRVNFDLESYCPNESIMTDEGGRFGFCYENGELKKAIDYINKLNHVNLIGLHLHCSTKTRSLDVYKAISKITCEIKRAYSLELKYVDVGGGFYGGLENRPQFDDYIKVISDELIKEFSKDNLILIIEPGTSLVSSPISFITSVIDVKETTRNYFAITDGSRINIDPLQKKTSYFYEIEYKKMLNKNNLKKQTISGFTCMEEDRLFVLEGYPQLTVGDKVIYKKVGAYTLCLSPLFIKYFPTVYLEKDGVISEIRKKWASEDYIKSSHMQIKYN, from the coding sequence ATAGTAACAACAATTAATGCTAAATTACAAACACCATATTTTTTAATAGATGAGAAAGAGTTAAAAAAGAATGTATTAAATCTTAAAAATGCTTTAAATAAATATTGGCAGAACTCTATTATAGGTTATTCGTTTAAAACGAATTCGATACCGTGGTTATTAGAATACTTTATGGAAAATGATATATACGCGGAAGTTGTATCGGATGATGAATACGAGTTGGCGCAGAGAATTGGTTATGAAAAAAATAAGTTAATTTATAACGGTGTTATAAAATCAAAAACAACTTTTTTAGAAGCGATTAAAAATGGTTGTATTGTCAATATTGATACACAAAGAGAATTGAATTGGCTTATGGAACTTGACAACTTGAGTAATAAACAATATGAAGTTGGAATAAGAGTTAATTTTGATTTAGAAAGCTACTGTCCAAATGAATCGATAATGACAGATGAAGGCGGTAGATTTGGCTTTTGTTATGAAAATGGGGAGCTAAAAAAGGCCATTGATTATATTAATAAGTTAAATCATGTAAATTTGATAGGATTGCATTTACATTGCAGCACAAAGACAAGAAGTTTAGATGTATACAAAGCTATTTCAAAAATAACATGTGAAATTAAAAGAGCTTATTCACTCGAATTAAAATATGTTGATGTTGGAGGTGGGTTTTACGGAGGTCTCGAGAATAGACCGCAATTTGATGATTATATAAAAGTGATTTCAGATGAATTAATTAAGGAGTTTAGCAAAGATAATCTAATTTTAATTATCGAACCAGGCACATCATTAGTTTCATCACCAATTAGTTTTATAACTAGTGTTATAGATGTTAAAGAGACTACTCGTAATTATTTTGCTATCACGGATGGAAGTAGGATTAATATTGATCCGTTACAAAAAAAGACTAGTTACTTTTATGAGATTGAATATAAAAAAATGCTAAATAAGAATAATTTAAAAAAACAAACTATTTCGGGTTTTACTTGTATGGAAGAGGATAGGTTATTCGTATTAGAGGGATATCCCCAATTAACAGTTGGAGATAAAGTGATATATAAAAAAGTTGGTGCTTATACCTTATGTTTGTCACCTTTATTTATTAAATATTTTCCAACAGTTTATTTGGAAAAAGATGGGGTTATTAGTGAGATTAGAAAAAAATGGGCAAGTGAAGACTATATAAAAAGTTCACATATGCAGATTAAATATAATTAG
- a CDS encoding coproporphyrinogen III oxidase (catalyzes the oxygen-independent formation of protoporphyrinogen-IX from coproporphyrinogen-III) yields MARGVYIHIPFCHQICNYCDFNKVFFKNQPVDEYIEALGREMEMTVAQMPEAFTNIETIFLGGGTPTALSAEQIEKLLGLITKHIPMSSVKEFSSEANPDELTIDKLQALYNGGVNRLSMGVQSFDQSLLEKIGRTHSNEHVYETIQNAKNVGFENISIDLMYGLPGQTMEQWQETLERALALKLPHYSAYSLIVEPKTIFYIQYAKGKLHLPTEDLETDMYSVLMDTMEAHGLKQYEISNFANEGYASTHNKIYWDNDEYAGFGAGAHGYLEGIRYSNVAPIKKYIETVMAGERPLLHEHEVTADEKLEEQMFLGLRKSAGVTHEEFETKFGQPMLSIYKEIIDQLQEEQLIELDSEGIRLTRKGRFIGNEVFQRFLVGE; encoded by the coding sequence ATGGCTAGAGGTGTATATATTCACATTCCTTTTTGTCATCAAATTTGTAACTACTGCGATTTTAATAAAGTATTTTTTAAAAATCAGCCAGTTGATGAATATATTGAAGCGCTTGGACGGGAAATGGAAATGACGGTAGCGCAAATGCCGGAAGCGTTCACGAATATCGAAACGATTTTCCTTGGCGGCGGTACCCCGACGGCATTATCCGCAGAGCAAATTGAAAAATTATTGGGACTTATTACGAAACATATTCCGATGTCATCCGTAAAAGAATTTAGTAGTGAAGCCAATCCGGATGAGCTGACAATCGATAAATTGCAGGCACTATATAATGGAGGCGTCAACCGATTAAGTATGGGTGTACAATCATTCGACCAGTCACTGCTTGAGAAAATCGGACGTACCCATTCAAATGAACATGTATATGAAACAATCCAAAACGCAAAAAATGTTGGATTTGAAAATATAAGCATTGATTTAATGTATGGTCTGCCTGGCCAGACGATGGAACAATGGCAGGAAACGCTTGAAAGGGCATTGGCACTGAAGCTTCCGCATTATTCGGCGTACTCGCTTATTGTAGAGCCTAAAACGATCTTTTATATCCAGTATGCTAAAGGAAAGCTGCACTTGCCGACAGAGGATCTGGAAACGGACATGTATAGTGTTTTGATGGATACGATGGAAGCGCACGGATTGAAGCAATATGAAATCAGTAATTTTGCGAATGAAGGCTATGCATCCACACATAATAAAATCTATTGGGATAATGACGAATACGCAGGATTTGGCGCTGGTGCTCACGGTTATTTGGAAGGAATACGTTATTCGAATGTCGCACCGATTAAAAAATATATTGAAACGGTGATGGCAGGGGAGCGTCCTTTATTGCATGAGCATGAAGTGACAGCTGATGAGAAGCTGGAAGAGCAGATGTTTTTAGGATTAAGAAAATCTGCTGGTGTGACGCATGAAGAATTTGAAACGAAATTCGGTCAGCCGATGCTTTCTATATATAAGGAGATAATCGACCAGTTACAGGAAGAGCAGCTGATTGAACTGGACTCTGAAGGGATCCGTTTAACTAGAAAAGGCCGTTTTATCGGCAATGAAGTATTTCAGCGGTTTTTAGTAGGGGAATAA
- a CDS encoding chemotaxis protein, whose protein sequence is MRFRNAIKFKDRLAVLMIICICSNIILTVFSMDYLRKMEREAQALYEEKLMTLHMMQDIEQQYDQTNEIPAQYTAAAFDSKMEFYMKQLASDPSAALFEEIDAYIIERASAQLTNHENDIKFGYSLLLSISIILMVLILFFGIQAIRSINKPTRELKQLFKLVQHGDLTKYATYSARDELGETTKYYNLMIADMKELLKTVRKNTESATEANNELQTNAEQITTGAVRIAASSDDMRGSLQYATARLSDNAASVQQVAAGIDEITERMHHVDHYIKETIAQAVDGEAIVGQNIVQMQDVEQAMQTASNTIIELNEQTQYVSRAVTMIHSIADQTNLLALNASIEAARAGEHGRGFAVVAQEVRKLAEQSQEFTKSIATIVTKIQQGTLEATTNMENAMRSVDTGVTTTQLSAAKFREITMQVQQISPQMEHVSTIMNEISDHTHDVVHSSIELSNRSEENLVSMHLIQEQIDMQKKSTTEIYEEIQSIAKNMRSLTHAVKRFQI, encoded by the coding sequence GTGCGCTTTCGGAATGCGATTAAATTTAAAGACCGGCTTGCCGTATTAATGATCATTTGTATTTGCTCGAATATCATTTTAACCGTATTTAGTATGGATTACTTGCGGAAAATGGAAAGGGAAGCACAGGCTTTATATGAAGAAAAGCTCATGACCTTACATATGATGCAGGACATCGAACAACAGTATGACCAAACGAATGAAATCCCGGCGCAATACACAGCAGCCGCTTTTGATTCCAAAATGGAATTTTATATGAAGCAGCTGGCAAGCGATCCATCTGCGGCACTATTCGAAGAAATAGACGCATACATAATCGAGCGGGCATCCGCACAATTAACCAATCATGAAAACGATATAAAATTCGGCTACAGTCTCCTATTATCGATTTCCATCATATTAATGGTGCTTATCCTGTTTTTCGGCATACAGGCGATTCGCTCGATCAATAAGCCGACACGGGAGCTAAAGCAGCTATTCAAACTTGTGCAGCACGGGGATTTAACGAAATACGCGACCTACTCGGCCCGTGATGAGCTTGGGGAAACAACAAAATATTATAACTTAATGATCGCGGACATGAAGGAACTCCTAAAAACAGTGCGGAAAAATACAGAATCGGCGACAGAAGCGAATAACGAACTTCAAACAAATGCAGAGCAAATTACGACAGGGGCAGTCCGGATTGCGGCAAGCTCGGATGACATGAGAGGTTCACTGCAATATGCCACAGCCCGATTATCGGATAATGCGGCATCTGTACAGCAAGTGGCAGCCGGAATTGATGAAATAACCGAGCGTATGCACCATGTGGATCACTATATAAAAGAAACAATTGCACAGGCAGTGGACGGGGAAGCAATCGTCGGGCAAAATATAGTACAAATGCAGGATGTGGAACAGGCGATGCAAACAGCGAGTAATACGATTATCGAGCTGAATGAGCAGACACAGTATGTTTCAAGGGCGGTCACGATGATCCACTCAATTGCCGATCAGACGAATTTGCTTGCACTGAATGCCTCGATCGAAGCAGCAAGAGCAGGGGAACATGGTCGAGGTTTCGCTGTAGTAGCTCAGGAAGTACGTAAATTGGCGGAACAATCGCAGGAGTTTACAAAATCCATTGCAACTATTGTCACTAAAATTCAGCAAGGAACATTGGAAGCGACGACCAATATGGAAAATGCGATGCGCAGTGTTGATACGGGCGTCACTACAACGCAACTTAGCGCGGCCAAGTTCAGAGAAATTACAATGCAAGTACAACAAATCAGTCCGCAAATGGAGCACGTTTCTACTATTATGAATGAAATTTCCGACCATACCCATGATGTGGTGCATAGTTCCATTGAATTAAGCAACCGCTCCGAGGAAAATCTTGTGTCAATGCACCTCATTCAGGAACAGATTGACATGCAGAAAAAATCAACGACCGAAATTTATGAAGAGATCCAAAGCATCGCAAAAAATATGCGGTCCTTAACACATGCAGTAAAACGATTTCAAATTTAA
- a CDS encoding stage V sporulation protein S — protein sequence MDSLKVSSRSNPNSVAGALVAVIREQGFAEMQAVGAGALNQAIKAVAIARGFVAPSGTDLICAPAFADIIIAGEDRTALKLLVEKRSR from the coding sequence GTGGATTCATTAAAAGTATCATCTCGTTCTAATCCTAATTCTGTTGCAGGAGCACTCGTTGCGGTTATACGAGAGCAAGGGTTTGCTGAAATGCAGGCGGTAGGTGCAGGTGCGTTAAACCAGGCAATTAAAGCAGTAGCAATCGCTCGAGGGTTTGTAGCCCCAAGCGGCACAGATTTAATTTGTGCTCCGGCTTTCGCGGACATCATCATTGCAGGAGAAGATCGTACGGCATTAAAACTACTCGTTGAAAAAAGAAGTCGTTAA
- a CDS encoding 2-oxoacid ferredoxin oxidoreductase (catalyzes the coenzyme A dependent formation of succinyl-CoA from 2-oxoglutarate and ferredoxin) — protein sequence MATFKDFRNSVKPNWCPGCGDFSVQAAIQRAAANVGYEPSELAVISGIGCSGRISGYINSYGFHGIHGRALPIAQGLKMANKDLKVIASGGDGDGFAIGMGHTIHAIRRNIDITYVVMDNQIYGLTKGQTSPRSAAGFITKSTPGGAIEPSLKPLEVALTAGATFVAQGFSTDIKELTAMIEAGLNHKGFSFINVFSPCVTYNKVNTYDWFKENLTKLADIEGYDSSNREMAMQTVMRHEGLVTGIIYQDTETTSYQEKIKGYSELPLTDIDISLSEEQFDQLTKEFM from the coding sequence ATGGCAACATTTAAAGATTTCCGAAATTCCGTAAAACCTAACTGGTGTCCAGGCTGTGGTGACTTCTCCGTACAAGCGGCGATTCAGCGTGCAGCGGCAAATGTAGGCTATGAACCAAGTGAATTAGCAGTGATTTCAGGGATCGGCTGTTCTGGTCGTATTTCAGGCTATATTAACTCATACGGTTTCCACGGCATTCACGGTCGTGCATTGCCGATCGCGCAAGGCCTTAAAATGGCAAACAAAGACCTGAAAGTTATCGCTTCTGGCGGTGACGGTGACGGCTTTGCGATCGGTATGGGTCACACAATCCATGCGATCCGCCGTAACATCGACATTACGTATGTAGTAATGGATAACCAAATTTACGGATTAACAAAAGGGCAAACATCTCCACGTTCTGCTGCTGGTTTCATTACGAAATCAACACCAGGCGGAGCAATCGAGCCATCATTAAAACCATTGGAAGTTGCTTTAACAGCAGGTGCGACATTTGTGGCACAAGGCTTCTCAACGGATATTAAAGAACTGACAGCAATGATCGAAGCCGGTCTGAACCATAAAGGTTTTTCATTTATTAACGTATTCTCTCCATGTGTAACGTACAATAAAGTAAACACATACGACTGGTTCAAAGAGAATTTAACAAAGCTTGCTGACATCGAAGGCTATGATTCATCTAACCGCGAAATGGCCATGCAAACAGTAATGCGCCATGAAGGTCTTGTAACAGGCATTATTTATCAGGATACTGAAACAACTTCGTATCAGGAAAAAATCAAAGGCTACTCAGAGCTGCCGTTAACAGATATCGATATTAGCTTATCAGAAGAACAATTTGATCAGTTGACTAAGGAATTTATGTAA
- a CDS encoding heat-inducible transcriptional repressor HrcA, translated as MLTNRQLQLLQVIIDEFVMSAQPVGSRQLSKKEGITYSAATIRNEMADLEELGFLEKTHTSSGRVPSEKGYRFYVDHLLQPQIISSGEVAQIQSLFKKQIVEAEQIIKESANILSELTTYTTILLGPDVQKHRVKKFQIVPLTEQTAVAIIITDNGHVENRTLTLPPGFNPHDIEKMVNILNDRLVGVPLYELPVKLQTEAISVLKSHIHASDSIVRSLLSITSNHHENKVYYGGKSNMLNQPEFHDLEKMRMLMDLIDKESQVQTLFNEQKHGIQIRIGSENNHLAMENCSVITASFLVGEEQQGAIAIIGPTRMDYRRVVTLLDVMTNSLSRAFFDKKQ; from the coding sequence ATGTTAACAAATCGGCAGTTACAACTATTGCAAGTAATCATAGACGAATTTGTGATGTCAGCACAGCCTGTTGGTTCGCGTCAACTATCCAAAAAAGAAGGAATTACGTATAGTGCTGCTACAATACGTAATGAAATGGCTGATTTGGAGGAGTTAGGGTTTTTAGAAAAAACGCATACTTCTTCAGGCAGGGTACCTTCTGAAAAAGGGTATCGCTTTTATGTCGACCATTTACTTCAGCCTCAAATTATTTCGAGTGGCGAAGTAGCGCAAATCCAGTCGCTCTTTAAAAAGCAGATTGTTGAAGCAGAACAAATTATAAAAGAATCCGCAAATATATTATCGGAGTTAACGACATACACGACGATTTTACTCGGTCCGGATGTTCAAAAACATCGTGTCAAGAAATTCCAGATTGTACCGTTAACAGAACAGACAGCGGTGGCTATTATCATCACAGATAACGGTCATGTAGAAAATCGCACATTAACGTTACCACCGGGTTTTAACCCGCATGATATTGAAAAGATGGTTAATATTTTGAATGACCGCCTAGTCGGTGTACCGTTATATGAGCTGCCGGTAAAGCTTCAGACTGAGGCAATATCGGTATTGAAGTCTCATATTCATGCATCCGATTCGATTGTCCGGTCCTTGTTATCCATTACTTCAAACCATCACGAAAATAAAGTTTATTACGGTGGTAAGTCCAACATGTTGAATCAGCCGGAGTTCCATGATTTAGAGAAAATGCGAATGCTGATGGATCTGATCGACAAGGAAAGCCAAGTTCAAACTTTATTCAATGAACAGAAACATGGTATTCAAATCCGAATAGGTTCAGAAAACAATCATTTAGCAATGGAGAACTGCAGTGTCATCACCGCTTCCTTCCTTGTCGGGGAAGAACAGCAGGGGGCGATCGCAATTATCGGTCCGACGCGCATGGATTACCGACGTGTTGTTACATTATTGGATGTTATGACAAACAGTCTATCCAGAGCGTTTTTCGATAAAAAGCAGTAA
- a CDS encoding 3-oxoacyl-ACP synthase, with protein MTKIKKIEYYFPENRVFNDSENRTTKKIGISSKYIAAENETALDLAIKAAEKIFKNGVIRKEEIDFLLFCTQSPDYILPTSACIIQEKLGLSTSCGALDFNLGCSGFIYGLSLAKGLIKSNQATNVLLLTADTYSKYINENDLSTSLLFGDGAAATLITKSEDDCIGEFVFGTDGSGAHNLIIYSGAAREPVASNGATKFVDGRGHIRNKSDLYMNGPEVFNFAMREVPESIYSLLEKEHKTINDYDYFVFHQANQYMLNALRKRLEIDINKFSIQMSDCGNTVSATIPIALKREIEAGKIKDGHTILLAGFGVGLSWASCSLKINLN; from the coding sequence TTGACTAAAATTAAAAAAATTGAATATTATTTCCCTGAAAATCGTGTTTTTAATGATTCGGAAAATAGAACAACAAAAAAAATAGGAATTTCTTCGAAGTATATTGCAGCCGAGAATGAAACAGCTTTAGATTTGGCTATAAAAGCTGCAGAGAAAATTTTTAAAAACGGCGTTATTAGAAAAGAGGAAATAGATTTTTTACTATTTTGTACGCAGTCGCCAGATTATATTTTGCCGACTTCTGCGTGCATTATTCAAGAAAAATTGGGACTATCAACTAGTTGCGGTGCATTAGATTTCAACTTAGGCTGTTCAGGATTTATTTATGGACTTTCTTTAGCGAAGGGTCTAATAAAAAGTAATCAAGCGACGAATGTTCTTTTATTAACGGCGGATACCTATAGTAAATATATTAATGAAAATGATTTAAGTACATCCTTACTTTTTGGGGATGGTGCAGCAGCAACATTAATTACTAAAAGTGAAGATGATTGTATTGGTGAATTTGTCTTTGGAACGGATGGTAGTGGTGCACATAACTTAATAATTTATTCTGGAGCCGCAAGGGAACCTGTTGCTTCAAATGGGGCTACGAAATTTGTGGATGGAAGAGGTCACATTAGAAATAAAAGTGATCTCTATATGAATGGTCCAGAAGTGTTTAACTTTGCTATGAGGGAAGTACCAGAGTCTATTTATTCTTTATTAGAAAAAGAACATAAAACAATCAATGACTATGATTATTTTGTTTTTCATCAAGCTAATCAATACATGTTAAATGCATTAAGAAAACGATTAGAAATTGATATTAATAAATTTTCTATACAAATGAGTGATTGTGGGAATACAGTATCTGCGACGATTCCTATTGCGTTAAAGAGAGAAATTGAAGCTGGTAAAATTAAAGATGGCCATACAATTCTACTTGCGGGATTTGGCGTAGGATTATCTTGGGCATCATGTTCTTTAAAAATTAATTTAAATTGA